From one Equus asinus isolate D_3611 breed Donkey chromosome 5, EquAss-T2T_v2, whole genome shotgun sequence genomic stretch:
- the NAA50 gene encoding N-alpha-acetyltransferase 50 isoform X2, with protein sequence MKGRIELGDVTPHNIKQLKRLNQVIFPVSYNDKFYKDVLEVGELAKLAYFNDIAVGAVCCRVDHSQNQKRLYIMTLGCLAPYRRLGIGTKMLNHVLNICEKDGTFDNIYLHVQISNESAIDFYRKFGFEIIETKKNYYKRIEPADAHVLQKNLKVPSGQNADVQKTDN encoded by the exons CCGGATCGAACTGGGAGATGTGACACCACACAATATTAAACAATTGAAGAGATTAAACCAGGTCATCTTTCCAGTCAGCTACAATGACAAGTTCTACAAGGATGTGCTGGAAGTTGGCGAGCTAGCAAAACTCG CCTATTTCAACGATATTGCAGTAGGTGCGGTATGCTGTAGGGTGGACCATTCACAGAATCAGAAGAGACTCTACATCATGACGCTAGGATGTCTGGCACCGTACCGAAGGCTGGGAATAG GAACTAAAATGTTAAATCATGTCCTAAACATCTGTGAAAAAGATGGCACTTTTGACAACATCTATCt GCATGTCCAGATCAGCAATGAGTCGGCAATTGACTTCTACAGGAAGTTTGGCTTTGAGATTATTGAGACAAAGAAGAACTACTATAAGAGGATAGAGCCTGCAGATGCTCACGTGCTGCAAAAAAACCTCAAAGTCCCTTCTGGCCAGAATGCAGACGTGCAAAAGACAGACAACTGA
- the NAA50 gene encoding N-alpha-acetyltransferase 50 isoform X1, with product MKGSRIELGDVTPHNIKQLKRLNQVIFPVSYNDKFYKDVLEVGELAKLAYFNDIAVGAVCCRVDHSQNQKRLYIMTLGCLAPYRRLGIGTKMLNHVLNICEKDGTFDNIYLHVQISNESAIDFYRKFGFEIIETKKNYYKRIEPADAHVLQKNLKVPSGQNADVQKTDN from the exons TAGCCGGATCGAACTGGGAGATGTGACACCACACAATATTAAACAATTGAAGAGATTAAACCAGGTCATCTTTCCAGTCAGCTACAATGACAAGTTCTACAAGGATGTGCTGGAAGTTGGCGAGCTAGCAAAACTCG CCTATTTCAACGATATTGCAGTAGGTGCGGTATGCTGTAGGGTGGACCATTCACAGAATCAGAAGAGACTCTACATCATGACGCTAGGATGTCTGGCACCGTACCGAAGGCTGGGAATAG GAACTAAAATGTTAAATCATGTCCTAAACATCTGTGAAAAAGATGGCACTTTTGACAACATCTATCt GCATGTCCAGATCAGCAATGAGTCGGCAATTGACTTCTACAGGAAGTTTGGCTTTGAGATTATTGAGACAAAGAAGAACTACTATAAGAGGATAGAGCCTGCAGATGCTCACGTGCTGCAAAAAAACCTCAAAGTCCCTTCTGGCCAGAATGCAGACGTGCAAAAGACAGACAACTGA